A part of Cryptosporangium aurantiacum genomic DNA contains:
- a CDS encoding TetR/AcrR family transcriptional regulator, which produces METMPPVIAHPPLPAVADLSPYELDLAPAAGALSRRSRRDADRDRARILETAREVFAVYGLDVTLEDIARFGGLSVRTVRRAFPSRELLVETLFDQALTELAVAAEEAAEHADPLLGFLGFLSESAQVQARNSGLRMLLQGETTGPQAAETARTRLLPGLTRLVERARESGVVPNEMRPTDLPALQFVLGNMTEYAENVEPELWQRYLAILLDGLQMTAADCGPDALLPPGRPALPPS; this is translated from the coding sequence ATGGAGACAATGCCTCCGGTTATCGCCCACCCCCCACTGCCCGCAGTGGCCGACCTTTCCCCGTACGAGCTCGACCTCGCGCCGGCCGCCGGCGCGCTCTCCCGCCGCTCCCGGCGCGACGCCGACCGTGACCGCGCCCGCATCCTGGAGACGGCCCGCGAGGTGTTCGCGGTCTACGGGCTCGACGTCACGCTGGAAGACATCGCGCGCTTCGGCGGGCTGAGCGTCCGCACCGTCCGGCGCGCGTTTCCCAGCCGCGAGCTGCTGGTCGAGACGCTCTTCGACCAGGCGTTGACCGAGCTGGCCGTGGCCGCCGAAGAGGCCGCCGAGCACGCCGACCCGCTGCTGGGCTTCCTCGGTTTTCTCAGCGAGTCCGCGCAGGTGCAGGCCCGCAACTCCGGCCTGCGCATGCTGCTGCAAGGCGAGACGACCGGCCCGCAGGCCGCCGAGACCGCACGCACGCGACTGCTTCCCGGGCTGACCCGGCTGGTCGAACGCGCCCGCGAGTCCGGTGTGGTCCCGAACGAGATGCGCCCGACCGACCTACCGGCGCTGCAGTTCGTGCTGGGCAACATGACCGAGTACGCGGAGAACGTCGAACCCGAGCTCTGGCAGCGCTACCTGGCGATACTGCTCGACGGGCTGCAGATGACGGCTGCCGATTGCGGCCCCGACGCACTGTTGCCACCCGGGCGGCCGGCGCTACCGCCTTCGTAG